Proteins encoded within one genomic window of Ovis aries strain OAR_USU_Benz2616 breed Rambouillet chromosome 1, ARS-UI_Ramb_v3.0, whole genome shotgun sequence:
- the RIMS3 gene encoding regulating synaptic membrane exocytosis protein 3, whose translation MFNGESGPASAAASRNVVRSSSISGEICGSQQAGDGTGTSTAKKRRSSLGAKMVAIVGLTQWSKGTLQLPQAEGATKKLRSNIRRSTETGVAVEMRSRVPRQGSRESTDGSTNSNSSDGTFIFPTTRLGAESQFSDFLDGLGPAQIVGRQTLATPPMGDVHIAVMDRSGQLEVEVIEARGLTPKPGSKSLPATYIKVYLLENGACLAKKKTKVAKKTCDPLYQQALLFDEGPQGKVLQVIVWGDYGRMDHKCFMGMAQIMLDELDLSAAVTGWYKLFPTSSVADPTLGSLTRRLSQSSLESATSPSCS comes from the exons ATGTTTAACGGGGAGTCAGGTCCGGCCTCGGCTGCGGCCTCCAGGAATGTGGTGCGGAGCTCCAGCATCAGTGGGGAAATCTGTGGGTCCCAGCAGGCTGGGGACGGCACCGGGACCAGCACTGCCAAGAAGCGACGCAGCAGCCTCGGGGCCAAGATGGTGGCCATCGTGGGCCTGACCCAGTGGAGCAAGGGCACGCTCCAGCTGCCCCAGGCTG AAGGGGCCACCAAGAAACTGCGCAGCAACATCCGGCGGAGCACGGAGACAGGCGTTGCCGTGGAGATGCGGAGTCGGGTCCCTCGCCAGGGCAGCCGGGAGTCCACAGACGGCAGCACCAACAGCAACAGCTCCGACGGCAC GTTCATCTTCCCCACCACCCGGCTTGGGGCCGAAAGCCAGTTCAGCGATTTCCTGGATGGGCTGGGACCAGCCCAGATTGTGGGGCGACAGACACTGGCAACACCGCCAATGG GGGATGTGCACATTGCAGTCATGGACCGGAGTGGCCAGCTGGAGGTGGAAGTGATTGAGGCTCGGGGTCTGACCCCCAAACCCGGCTCCAAATCCCTCCCAG CCACCTATATCAAGGTTTACCTACTCGAGAACGGGGCCTGCTTGGCCAAGAAGAAGACGAAGGTGGCCAAGAAGACCTGTGACCCCCTGTACCAGCAGGCTCTGCTGTTTGATGAGGGACCGCAGGGCAAGGTGCTGCAG GTGATCGTCTGGGGAGACTACGGCCGCATGGACCACAAGTGCTTCATGGGCATGGCCCAGATCATGCTGGACGAGCTGGACCTGAGTGCTGCGGTCACGGGCTGGTACAAACTCTTCCCCACGTCCTCAGTGGCGGACCCTACGCTCGGCTCCCTCACCAGGCGCCTGTCCCAGTCCTCCCTGGAGAGCGCCACCAGCCCCTCGTGCTCCTAA